From one Pseudomonas fluorescens genomic stretch:
- a CDS encoding MarR family winged helix-turn-helix transcriptional regulator: protein MTLDALQLNISSGMVVAGRHWRRICQATLAGYGISEACAVPLLMIVRLGDGVHQVAVAQAAGLESPSLVRLLDQLCNAGFVCRSEDPVDRRAKALSLTASGRVLAEAIEGELVRLRREVLQGIDEADLLATLRVLRAFEEAAQRTPGVPT, encoded by the coding sequence ATGACCCTCGACGCACTGCAACTCAACATCAGCAGCGGTATGGTGGTGGCCGGCCGGCACTGGCGGCGCATCTGCCAGGCGACCCTGGCCGGCTACGGCATCTCCGAAGCTTGCGCGGTCCCTTTGCTGATGATCGTGCGCCTCGGGGATGGCGTGCATCAGGTCGCCGTGGCCCAGGCGGCGGGGCTCGAAAGCCCGTCGCTGGTGCGCCTGCTCGACCAACTGTGCAATGCAGGTTTTGTCTGCCGCAGCGAAGATCCGGTGGACCGCCGGGCCAAGGCCCTGAGCCTGACCGCCAGCGGCCGGGTGCTGGCCGAAGCCATCGAAGGCGAACTGGTGCGCCTGCGCCGCGAAGTGCTGCAAGGCATCGACGAAGCCGACCTGCTGGCCACCCTGCGCGTGCTGCGCGCCTTTGAAGAGGCTGCCCAGCGCACCCCGGGCGTGCCGACATGA
- a CDS encoding ABC transporter ATP-binding protein has translation MNTPLQGHTVSKLSSVATPPLLQVDNVSLEYRIAQRVVRATHQVSFEVDKADRFVLLGPSGCGKSTLLKAVAGFIEPREGQIRLQGQAVHGPGPDRIVVFQEFDQLPPWKTVKQNVMLPLLASGALKRKEAEQRALHYLEKVGLAGFADAYPHTLSGGMKARVAIARALAMQPKILLMDEPFAALDALTRRKMQEELLLLWEEVRFTLLFVTHSIEEALVVGNRILLLSPHPGRVRAEIHSHQYDLQSLGASDFQASARRIHCLLFDDDAQVEHDLALGFADIRIAY, from the coding sequence ATGAACACCCCATTGCAAGGCCATACGGTCAGCAAGTTGAGCAGCGTCGCCACGCCGCCGCTGCTGCAGGTGGATAACGTAAGCCTGGAGTACCGCATCGCGCAGCGCGTGGTGCGGGCCACCCACCAGGTCAGTTTCGAAGTGGACAAGGCCGACCGCTTTGTCCTGCTCGGGCCCTCGGGCTGCGGCAAGTCGACCCTGCTCAAGGCGGTGGCCGGTTTCATTGAGCCGAGGGAAGGGCAGATCCGCCTGCAGGGCCAGGCAGTACATGGCCCGGGCCCGGATCGCATCGTGGTGTTCCAGGAATTTGACCAGCTGCCGCCATGGAAAACCGTCAAGCAAAATGTGATGCTCCCGCTGCTCGCCTCCGGCGCGCTCAAGCGCAAGGAGGCTGAACAACGCGCCTTGCACTACCTGGAGAAAGTCGGCCTGGCAGGCTTTGCCGATGCCTATCCACATACCCTGTCGGGCGGGATGAAAGCCCGTGTGGCGATTGCCCGGGCGCTGGCCATGCAACCGAAAATCCTGCTGATGGACGAACCCTTCGCCGCCCTCGACGCCCTGACCCGGCGCAAGATGCAGGAAGAATTGCTGCTGCTCTGGGAGGAGGTGCGTTTCACCCTGTTGTTCGTCACCCATTCGATCGAAGAAGCGCTGGTGGTCGGCAATCGCATCCTCTTGCTGTCGCCCCATCCGGGCCGGGTGCGTGCCGAGATCCACAGCCATCAGTACGACCTGCAGAGCCTTGGCGCCAGCGATTTTCAGGCGTCGGCGCGGCGCATCCACTGCTTGTTGTTCGACGATGATGCCCAGGTCGAGCACGACCTGGCATTGGGCTTCGCCGACATTCGCATTGCCTACTGA
- a CDS encoding helix-turn-helix transcriptional regulator produces the protein MPSATTRATLSRQWELLRQLPSRSPGITSAELVGRLKDAGFSISKRSIERDLNELSLIFPLERNDKSIPYGWHWAANACIELRGISVSEALSLALVEEAVRPLLPGSMLKVLDPRFSHARQKLEHLSGANKVARWLDKVASVRPDMNMQAPEVPDSILETVQHALLEEYQLHCQYYSAHNDKLSELTLNPLALIQRGQVSYLIATAAPYTDIRQFAVHRFRKLRILDSPTEGLRAFDLQAYLRSDALQFGDTDKIELQAWISDNLARLVRETPLSADMHLTPLDAGHRLQATVSNSWQLRWWLLSQGDGLIVEKPLSLRQQIAETLNNAAAQYQSA, from the coding sequence TTGCCCTCCGCCACGACACGTGCCACCCTCAGCCGCCAATGGGAGTTGCTGCGCCAGCTGCCCAGCCGCTCACCGGGCATTACCAGTGCCGAGCTGGTTGGCCGCCTGAAGGACGCAGGATTCTCCATCAGCAAGCGCAGCATCGAGCGCGACCTCAATGAGCTGTCGCTGATCTTTCCGCTGGAGCGCAACGACAAAAGCATCCCGTACGGCTGGCACTGGGCGGCCAACGCCTGCATCGAATTGCGTGGGATCAGTGTCAGCGAGGCGCTGAGCCTCGCGCTGGTGGAAGAGGCGGTACGCCCGTTGTTGCCAGGGAGCATGCTCAAGGTGCTCGACCCGCGCTTCAGCCACGCGCGGCAAAAGCTCGAGCACCTGTCGGGGGCGAACAAGGTGGCGCGCTGGCTGGACAAGGTCGCCAGCGTGCGCCCGGACATGAACATGCAGGCCCCGGAAGTACCCGACAGCATTCTGGAGACCGTGCAGCATGCACTGCTCGAGGAGTACCAGTTGCACTGCCAGTACTACTCGGCGCACAACGACAAGCTCAGCGAGCTGACCCTCAACCCGCTGGCGTTGATCCAGCGCGGCCAGGTCAGTTACCTGATTGCCACCGCCGCGCCCTATACCGACATTCGCCAGTTCGCCGTGCATCGCTTTCGCAAGCTGCGCATCCTCGACAGCCCTACCGAAGGCCTGCGCGCCTTCGATCTGCAGGCCTACCTGCGCAGCGATGCCCTGCAGTTCGGCGATACCGACAAGATCGAACTGCAGGCCTGGATCAGCGACAACCTGGCTCGCCTGGTGCGCGAGACGCCGCTGTCGGCCGACATGCACCTGACTCCGCTGGATGCTGGGCACCGCCTGCAGGCCACCGTCAGCAACAGCTGGCAACTGCGCTGGTGGCTACTGAGCCAGGGCGATGGGTTGATCGTCGAAAAGCCCCTGAGCCTGCGCCAGCAGATTGCCGAAACCCTCAACAATGCCGCGGCGCAATATCAGTCGGCCTGA
- a CDS encoding tetratricopeptide repeat protein, with translation MSAASNIYPLLERLLPERIIPAPGRPGRLQRLYAGVGMPSQRAVLGESFALISRLDEASDLQAVYDDLRAQALDGNVGALNDLGWIWLNGKYWRADPTLAGHLLRMAALQGSAAAWFNLGQQHYFGKGVEVAYASAAEYYQQAFERGLEHAAAALGDLYEEEICDSDGQQWQVDLQQAYRWFLRGAQRGDARCRFEVGYRLLHGLTANVDIKAAVYWLELAAVAGVMQAAEALALHFSEVNNALRYLFWREQAISLGSKLALNMKLDDQLQP, from the coding sequence ATGTCAGCTGCCAGCAACATCTACCCACTGCTTGAGCGCCTGTTGCCCGAGCGGATCATCCCTGCGCCCGGCCGTCCCGGCCGCTTGCAGCGGTTGTACGCCGGGGTTGGCATGCCCAGCCAGCGGGCAGTGCTGGGCGAGAGTTTCGCCCTGATCAGCCGCCTGGATGAAGCCAGCGACCTGCAAGCGGTCTACGACGACCTCCGCGCCCAGGCCCTGGACGGCAACGTCGGTGCGCTCAACGACCTGGGCTGGATCTGGCTCAACGGCAAGTACTGGCGCGCCGACCCGACCCTGGCCGGGCACCTGCTGCGCATGGCAGCCCTGCAGGGCAGTGCCGCAGCCTGGTTCAACCTGGGCCAGCAGCATTACTTCGGCAAGGGCGTGGAGGTGGCCTATGCCAGCGCGGCGGAGTATTACCAGCAGGCGTTCGAGCGCGGCCTGGAGCATGCCGCCGCTGCCCTGGGCGATCTCTACGAGGAAGAAATCTGCGACAGCGATGGTCAGCAATGGCAGGTCGACCTGCAGCAGGCTTATCGCTGGTTCCTGCGCGGCGCCCAGCGCGGCGACGCACGCTGCCGCTTCGAGGTCGGCTACCGGCTGCTGCATGGGCTGACGGCCAACGTCGATATCAAGGCTGCGGTGTACTGGCTGGAACTGGCCGCCGTGGCCGGGGTGATGCAAGCCGCCGAAGCGCTGGCGCTGCACTTCAGCGAGGTCAACAACGCCCTGCGCTATCTGTTCTGGCGCGAGCAGGCGATCAGCCTGGGCAGCAAGCTGGCGCTGAACATGAAGCTGGACGATCAGTTGCAACCTTGA
- a CDS encoding FUSC family protein — protein MNGFFSSMPPARDWFYGVRTFAASMIALYIALLMQLPRPYWAMATVYIVSSPFVGPTSSKALYRALGTLLGAAGAVFLVPLLVQTPVLLTVAVALWTGTLLFLSLHLRTANSYALMLAGYTLPMIALPVVDDPLAVFDIASSRAQEICLGIVCAAVVGAIFWPRRLTPVLVGATGNWFNEAIRYSDTFLAREASADKVGGLRASMVTTFNSLELMIGQLSHEGARSQTVKNARELRGRMIHLLPVIDALDDALLALEGRAPAQTEQLQPLLDEARTWLQGTAQDPSPARWSALRARIEHLQPSAAALDERASLLLSNALYRLAEWVDLWQDCCSLQHAIRNEDLSPWRAVYRHWRLGRLTPFFDRGLMLYSVFSTVSAIIVATTLWILLGWGDGGSAVILAAVACSFFAAMDDPAPQIYRFFFWTSLSVLFASLYLFLVLPNLHDFPMLVLAFAVPCICVGTLTVQPRFYLGTLLTIVNTASFISIQGAYDANFLTFINANLAGPVGLLFAFVWTLVVRPFGVELAAKRLTRFSWHDIVGMTQPATLAEHRHLGVQMLDRLMQQLPRLTQTGQDTGTALRDLRVGLNLLDLLAYMPRVGAQPRQLLERVVEEVGEHFQACLDARRRLHAPEVLLQSMERARRALNLNDLADSAEARVHLLHALSGLRLALLPGVEVVLEPSGDQPQLPYGAPL, from the coding sequence ATGAACGGCTTTTTCAGCTCGATGCCGCCTGCACGCGACTGGTTCTACGGCGTGCGCACCTTTGCCGCGTCGATGATCGCCCTGTACATCGCCCTGCTCATGCAGTTGCCACGGCCTTATTGGGCCATGGCCACCGTGTATATCGTCTCCAGCCCGTTCGTCGGTCCCACCAGCTCCAAGGCTCTGTACCGCGCCCTGGGTACCTTGCTCGGTGCCGCCGGGGCGGTGTTCCTGGTGCCGCTGCTGGTGCAGACGCCGGTGCTGTTGACCGTCGCCGTGGCCTTGTGGACCGGCACCTTGCTGTTCCTCTCGCTGCACCTGCGCACCGCCAACAGCTATGCGCTGATGCTCGCGGGTTACACCTTGCCGATGATTGCCCTGCCGGTGGTCGATGACCCGCTGGCGGTGTTCGACATTGCCTCATCGCGGGCCCAGGAAATCTGCCTGGGTATCGTCTGCGCGGCGGTGGTCGGGGCAATCTTCTGGCCGCGGCGCCTGACCCCGGTACTGGTTGGCGCCACCGGCAACTGGTTCAACGAGGCGATCCGCTACAGCGATACCTTTCTTGCCCGCGAAGCCAGCGCCGACAAGGTCGGCGGCCTGCGCGCCTCGATGGTCACCACCTTCAACTCGCTGGAGTTGATGATCGGCCAGCTGTCCCATGAAGGCGCACGCTCGCAAACGGTGAAGAACGCCCGTGAGTTGCGCGGGCGGATGATCCACCTGCTGCCGGTGATCGACGCCCTCGACGACGCCTTGCTCGCCCTCGAAGGCCGCGCTCCGGCCCAGACCGAACAACTGCAGCCATTGCTCGACGAGGCTCGCACCTGGCTGCAAGGCACCGCCCAGGACCCGTCGCCGGCGCGCTGGTCTGCTTTGCGTGCACGAATCGAACACCTGCAGCCGAGCGCTGCGGCCCTTGATGAGCGCGCCTCGCTGCTGTTGTCCAACGCTCTCTATCGCCTGGCCGAATGGGTCGACCTGTGGCAGGACTGCTGCAGCCTGCAGCACGCCATCCGCAACGAAGACTTGTCGCCCTGGCGCGCGGTCTACCGGCATTGGCGCCTGGGCCGGCTGACGCCGTTCTTCGACCGTGGGCTGATGCTGTACTCGGTGTTCTCCACCGTCAGCGCAATCATCGTCGCCACCACATTGTGGATCCTGCTCGGCTGGGGCGATGGCGGCAGTGCGGTAATTCTCGCTGCCGTGGCCTGCAGCTTCTTTGCCGCCATGGACGACCCGGCGCCGCAGATCTACCGGTTTTTCTTCTGGACCTCGTTGTCGGTACTGTTCGCCAGCCTTTATCTGTTCCTGGTGCTGCCCAACCTGCACGATTTCCCGATGCTGGTACTGGCCTTCGCCGTGCCGTGCATCTGCGTCGGCACCCTGACCGTGCAGCCGCGTTTCTACCTGGGCACCTTGCTGACCATCGTCAACACCGCCTCGTTCATCAGCATTCAGGGCGCCTACGACGCCAACTTCCTGACCTTTATCAACGCCAACCTGGCCGGGCCGGTGGGCTTGCTGTTCGCCTTCGTCTGGACCTTGGTGGTGCGCCCGTTCGGCGTCGAGCTTGCGGCCAAGCGCCTGACCCGCTTCAGCTGGCACGACATCGTCGGCATGACCCAGCCGGCCACGCTGGCCGAGCACCGTCACCTGGGCGTGCAGATGCTCGACCGGCTGATGCAGCAGCTGCCGCGCCTGACCCAGACTGGCCAGGACACTGGCACGGCCCTGCGTGACCTGCGCGTGGGCCTGAACCTGCTTGATTTGCTGGCCTACATGCCACGGGTCGGCGCGCAGCCGCGCCAGTTGCTGGAGCGGGTGGTGGAAGAGGTGGGTGAACACTTCCAGGCCTGCCTCGATGCCCGCCGTCGCCTGCACGCTCCCGAGGTGCTGTTGCAGAGCATGGAACGCGCCCGCCGCGCCCTGAACCTCAACGATCTGGCCGACAGCGCCGAAGCCCGCGTGCACCTGCTGCATGCCCTGAGCGGCCTGCGCCTGGCGCTGTTGCCCGGGGTCGAGGTGGTGCTGGAGCCGTCCGGCGATCAGCCCCAACTGCCCTATGGAGCGCCGCTGTGA
- a CDS encoding ABC transporter permease produces MTTTVTPRQEYEVVLEPLLSVPLERELPLGQRLWQQGWLRKGLILILLALAWEAIARYQGNDLLLPSFLQTAAALSDGLLSGELLAKVGVSLVVLLKGYLLGIVLAFGLTSLAVSTQFGRDLLSTLTSMFNPLPAIALLPLALLWFGLGDNSLIFVLVHSVLWALALNTYAGFLGVSETLRMAGCNYGLRGLRLVVHILIPAALPSILSGLKIGWAFAWRTLIAAELVFGATSGKGGLGWYIFQNRNELYTDKVFAGLAVVILIGLLVESLVFNTLERITVRRWGMQR; encoded by the coding sequence ATGACCACAACTGTTACGCCGCGTCAGGAATACGAAGTCGTCCTCGAACCGTTGCTCAGTGTCCCGCTTGAGCGCGAACTGCCGCTGGGCCAGCGCCTCTGGCAACAGGGTTGGCTGCGCAAGGGCCTGATCCTGATTCTGCTGGCCCTGGCCTGGGAAGCCATCGCTCGCTACCAGGGCAACGACCTGTTGCTGCCGAGCTTTTTGCAAACCGCCGCAGCCCTGTCCGACGGCCTGCTCAGCGGTGAGTTGCTGGCCAAGGTCGGCGTGTCGCTGGTGGTGCTGCTCAAGGGCTACCTGCTGGGGATTGTCCTGGCTTTCGGCCTGACCAGCCTGGCGGTGTCGACCCAGTTCGGCCGCGACCTGCTCAGCACCCTGACCTCGATGTTCAACCCGCTGCCGGCGATTGCCTTGCTGCCGCTGGCCTTGCTCTGGTTCGGCCTGGGTGACAACAGCCTGATCTTCGTGCTGGTGCATTCGGTGCTCTGGGCCCTGGCGCTGAATACCTACGCCGGCTTTCTCGGCGTTTCCGAGACCCTGCGCATGGCCGGGTGCAACTACGGCCTGCGCGGTTTACGTCTGGTGGTGCATATCCTGATTCCGGCCGCGTTGCCGTCGATCCTCTCGGGCCTGAAGATCGGCTGGGCCTTTGCCTGGCGCACGCTGATCGCCGCCGAGCTAGTGTTCGGCGCTACCAGCGGCAAGGGCGGGTTGGGTTGGTACATCTTCCAGAACCGCAACGAGCTGTACACCGACAAGGTATTTGCCGGGCTGGCGGTGGTGATCCTCATCGGCCTGCTGGTCGAAAGCCTGGTGTTCAATACCCTGGAGCGCATCACCGTGCGCCGCTGGGGCATGCAGCGCTGA